The genomic interval GAGCGACCAGAAGGGCACTCTGGCGGCGCAGGTCGGGCGCCATACGACGCCCGAGCGCGAGGAGCCGCTGTTGATCGCGGATGCGGGCACCGCCGCACCTGCGGCCGAGAAGGGTGGGGACGACAGCCTCTATGGCCTGCCGCCGCCGGACGTGTGGCATGGTCCCGCGGAGGACCCATGGCCATTCGAGGCGATGGCCGAGGCGTCGTTGTTCGCCAACGGCATCGGTGCGTTCTCGGCCGATGGGCGCGAGTACGTCATCGTGCTCGATGAGGGCGCTGTGACACCGGCGCCGTGGGCCAACGTCATGGCCAATCCTGCGCTCGGCACCGTGGTCAGCGAGAGCGGGCCCGGCTACACCTGGTTCGAAAACGCACACGAGTTCCGGCTGACGCCGTGGCACAACGATCCGGTCTCCGATACCGGCGGCGAAGCCTTCTATCTGCGTGACGAGGACAGCGGCCACGTCTGGTCGCCGATGACGTTGCCGCGCCGCGGACGCGGCGCTTACCGGACCCGGCACGGGTTTGGCTACAGCGTCTACGAGCACGTCGAGGACGGCATCGCCAGCGAATTGTGGATCTACGTGGCACTGCGCGATCCGGTGAAGTTCTCGGTGCTCAAGCTGCGCAATCTCTCGGGTCGAGCACGACGCCTGTCGGCGACCGGCTATGTCGAGTGGGTCCTGGGCGACCTGCGCGTGAAAACGCAGATGCACGTGGTCAGCGAGCAGGATCCGGCGAGTGGCGTGCTGACCGCGCGTAATCCCTACAACACCGAGTTCGGCGGGCGCGTCGCGTTCTTCGACGTCGATGGCGACCGTCGCAGCTTCAGCTGCGATCGAAGCGAGTTTCTCGGCCGCAACGGCAGCCTGCGCGATCCCGATGCGCTGCGCCGGACGCGGCTGTCGGGCCGGCTCGGCGCAGGCCTCGATCCATGCACTGCGATCCAGGTGTGGGTGGACCTGGCGCCGGACCAGGCGGCCGAGACCGTGTTCCGGCTCGGCATTGGCGACGACAAGTCCGCAGCCCTGCAACTCGCGCAACGGCTGCGCGGCGCGATGCCTGCCCACGATGCCCTCGATGGCGTGCGCCTGCACTGGCTGCAGACGCTCGGCACGGTGCAGGTGGAGACGCCGGAGCCGGCTACGGACCTGCTGGTCAACGGCTGGTTGCCCTACCAGACGCTGGCATGCCGCTATGTCGCGCGCAGTGGGTATTACCAGTCCGGCGGCGCATTCGGATTCCGCGACCAGCTCCAGGACACCATGGCGACGGTGCATGCGCTGCCTGCGCTGACGCGCGCGCACCTGCTGCTCAGCGCCGCGCACCAATTTCCCCAAGGTGATGTGCTGCACTGGTGGCACCCGCCGGCGGATCGGGGCGTGCGCACGCGCTGCTCGGACGATTATCTCTGGCTGCCGCTGGCCGCCTGTCGTTATCTTGAGGCGACCGGCGACGACAGCGTGCTCGACGAGCGCGTGGGCTACATCGAGGGCAGGCTGGTCAACGCCGACGAGGAGTCGTACTACGACCTGCCGGTGGCGTCGGGGCGCGTGCAATCGTTCTACGACCACTGCGTGATCGCACTCAAACGCGGGATGTCGTTGCTTGGCGCGCGCGGGCTGCCGCTGATGGGCACCGGCGACTGGAATGACGGCATGAACCGGGTCGGCGAGGGCGGACGCGGCGAGAGCGTGTGGCTGGGCTTCTTCCTGTTCGATGTGCTGCAGCGCTTTTCGAAGGTCGCCCAGGCGCGCGGTGACGCGGCGTTCGCCCAGGTCTGTACAGATGCGGCGACGGGGCTGCGGCGCGATCTCGAAGCCCACGCCTGGGATGGCGGCTGGTACCGGCGGGCCTGGTTCGACGACGGCACCCCGATCGGCTCGCGGGACAGCGACGAATGCCAGATCGATTCAATCTCCCAGAGTTGGGCGGTGCTCTCGGGCGCAGCCGATCCCGAACGCGCGCGCCAGGCGATGACCGCGCTCGACAGCCACCTGGTCAAGCGCGAGGCCGGCCTGATCCAACTGCTCGATCCCCCGTTCGACCGGACCACGCATGACCCGGGCTACATCCGCGGCTATGTGCCTGGCGTGCGCGAGAACGGCGGCCAGTACACGCATGCCGCGGTGTGGTCGGCGATGGCGTTCGCGGCGCTGGGCGACCGCGAGCGCGCATGGGAGCTCGCGCGGATGATCAATCCCATCCATCACGCCGCGGATGCGGCCGGCGCGGCCGTCTACAAGGTCGAGCCCTACGTGATGGCGGCCGATGTCTACGGCGTCGCGCCGCACGTCGGCCGCGGTGGCTGGACCTGGTACACCGGTTCGGCCGGCTGGATGTATCGGTTGCTGACCGAATCGCTGCTTGGTCTGCGGATCCGTGGGCAGACGCTCGAGATCGCGCCCTGTATTCCCGCTGCCTGGCCCGGTTACCGGATGCAGTTGCGCCATGGCGCGGCGGTCTACCGGATCGAGGTCACGCAGGTCGATGCGGGCCCGCCCGCGTTGTGGCTCGATGGCGAGCGCCAGACGCACCTGGATATTGCGCTGCGCCGTGCCGATGCGGTGCATGAGGTCGTGCTGCACTGGCCACGCAGCGCCAGCAACGAGGGCGTGACTGCGTGAACACCCGCCTGCCCGAGACGCTCGAGGCAGCGCTGGACGAGCTGGAAGGCATGCTGCCTGTCTGGCTGGAGAAGCTGCGCGTGCGCGCGGCGTTCGATCCCCAGTTCGACGCTCTGGCGCAGCGCATCCTCGTCAAGGCCAGGACCGATGACGAACGGCGCTGCGTGCAGCGCCGTCTCGATGCGATGCTGGCCCGGCAGGGCATCGTGCGTCGTCCCTGAAGCGTTGTCGACTCGCCGAGCGACGTGTCTGGCCGCTTTCGAGTCGGCGGCAGGTCGGGCGATAGCAAAGATGCCGGCCTCGAACGTGCTATTAACCATCCCTGAGACACAAAAATGCCGGCGCTGCGGCCGGCATTCTTGGGGGCAGTCTGGGGACAGTCGATCGACCCCGCGCTGCGTGCTTGTCACGAAACGCCTTCAAATTGAGGCATTTTCGTGGTGGGCGGTACAGGGTTCGAACCTGTGACCCCTACCATGTCAAGGTAGTGCTCTACCGCTGAGCTAACCGCCCGGTGTTGCTGCCCGCCGCTTCGGCGAGGTCGCGCATTCTAGCCCAGTCATCGGAGGCGCACAAGCGTGTCCCGGACTGGGATGGCGTGCGCCCGACGTGGCCGGTCCCGGCCGCGCGGCGGTGCACCGCGCGGTCGGCCGGGTCAGAAGCGGTAGTTGACCCCCATCAGGTAGGTGCGGCCGTAATCGTAGAACTGGTTCGGGCGCTCCTGCAGGCCGTCGAAGGTCGAGCGGAAGGGCTCGTTCTCCAGGTTGTTGACCTGCAGCAGCAGCGACAGGCCCTCCAGGCGTCCGCTTTCGAAGGCGTAGCCGAGCTGCAGGTCGGTCACGGTCTCGCCGGTGAACATCACCTTGGTGCGGTCGCCGCCGGCGCCCTGGACTTCGCCGAGGAAGTCGGAGCGGCTGCGCTGCGACACGCGGGCCGAGAAGCCGTAGCGCTCGTAGTACAGCGCAACGTTGGAGACGTACTTCGACAGGCCCGGCAGGGGCTCGGAACTGTCGGGGCCGTTGGGCGCGATGTCGCTCTCGGTGTCGGAGTAGTTGCCCATGAAGCCGAAGCCTTCCAGCGGCGCCCACAGCAGGCCCAGCGGCAACGATACGGCGAACTCCCAGCCCTTGATCGTCCCGCCCTCGCCGTTGACCGGCTGGCTGTACTCGCCGATCCACGACGGCGGCAGGTTGCCCGGCAGCTCGGCAGGCAGCGGTAGCTGGCTGAAGTCGAACTCCGTCGTCTGACGGTAGATGTACGTCTTGAGGTCCTTGTAGAAATACGCCGCGCTGACGTAGCCGCGTCCGATCGACTCGTTGCCGAAGTACTTCTCGTACGAGAGGTCGTAGGCATTGGCCAGCCACGGATCGAGCTCGGGGTTGCCGCCGCTGCCGGTCCAGCGGTCGCGGCTGCGGTCGATGCTGTAGCTGCCACCCGCGGTCAACTCGTCCATGCGCGGGCGCGCCATCTGACGCGAGGCACCCACGCGCAGGAACTGCTCGGCCGGCAGGCCGAACGACAGGTTCATGCTCGGCAGGTAGTGCACGTGGTCGGCGCCGCGCTCGCTGGGCGCTTCCAGCGCAGCGCCTTCAAACGTCGCCACGCCGGTCGAGCGCTGGCTGGCGTTGACCACCTGCACGCCGACGTTGCCCTTGAGCGGCACCGGGCCGAGATCGGTGTCGATGTCGGCCTGGACATAGAGCGTGCCGATCTCTTCGTGGATCTCCCAGTTCTTGTCATTGATCGCCGCATCGTCCTTGCGCCACGGGCGATAGACGCCGGCGGCGAGCATCGCGCGCTCGTCGAGGTCGAGGAGCGAGGGAATGCCGGCGAAGCCGAACGCGCTGTTGCGCACGTACTGGCCCGGGATCGCGACGCTGAGATCGCCGGTACAGGCGTCGGTGACGCACAGCGTGTACTCGGTCGACGCGCGGCTCTTGCGGCGGTCGGTGATGTTGCCGCCGAAGCGCAGGGCGGACAGAAAGCCGGTATCGAAGCGGCGCTCGAGGTCGACCCGGAATGCGCTGATCTGGTCGCGGACCTCGAAGTTCTTCAGGTAGCCGGCCTGGTCGCGCTCGCCGCCCCAGCGGTCGGGATCGCGCAGGACGAAACCGCCCGGCGCGCCGAGGTCGTAGTCGAGGTCGATGTCGTACCAGCCCTCGGGATTGAACACGTAGCGACCCGAGGTGGTGACGCCGGCCGGCGGCGTGGCGTAGACCTCGAACAGCTGCTCGGCACGGCGCGCGCGCGAATGGCTGACGTCGGTGGTCAGCGTCCAATTCGCGTTGACCTCCAATTCGGTATTCCAGCCGAACGACAGCAGGCGGTCGTCCATGGTGTTGCTGTCATTGCGCAGCACGATCGGCGCGATCTGCGACCAGGTCGAATCGATTGTGGTGCCGTCGGGGCTCAGTGTGGCCTCGTCGAGGGTCGCCCGGCCATAGGCCAGACCGGTCTGCAGGCCGTACTTGTTCTCTTGCCGATCGAACTGCGAGTAGAAGAGGTCGATGGTCGAGTGCAGACGCTCGTTGGGCTGGAACTCGAGCACCGCCATGTAGCCGTCGCGGCGATTGCTGCCTTCGATCGCATAGGCCGCGGTACCGCCGAGCACGCCGTTGCCCTCCCAGCCTGCGTACTCCTTGTTGAAGTTCCACGACTCGAACTGGTGGCCTAGGTTCGGGCTGTCGAGGCGGGCGTAACCGACGGCAATGCCGACGGTGTTATCGGCGAACTGATCGATGTACGAGATGCTGGCGCGGCTGCCGTACTCTTTGTCATCGCCGAGCTTGTTCATGTCGCCGCGCACGTTCACCGCGACCGCGCGCTCGCCGAACGACAATGGGCGGACGGTCTTCATGTTGACCGTGCCCGACAGGCCCTGGCCGACCAGCTGCGCATTGGTGGTCTTGTGCACCACGACCTGGCTGATCAGTTCGGACGGGTACTGGTCGAACTCCACGCCGCGGTTGTTGCCGAAGCTCACCTGCTCACGGCCATTGAGCAGCGCGGTGGAGAAATCGCCGGCGAATCCGCGGATGTTGAGCTCCTGCGGGCGGCCGCCGAAACGCTGTGCCGAGATGCCGGGTAGGCGCGCCAGCGAGTCGGCGATGCTGGTGTCGGGCAACTTGCCGATGTCCTCGGCCGAGATCGCCTCGACGATGGTGTCCTCGGCTTGCTTGGTGTCCATCGACAGTTCGATGCCGCGGCGGATGCCGGTGACACGCACGCTGTCGAGCTGCACGGCGTCGCCGGAGGCCGGTGTCTGCGTCGTGGCAGTGTCGGTCGCGTCCGTGGACGCGGTGGTCTGCGCGTGTGCGCCGGTTGCGAGCATCAGCAGCGCAGACGACAGCGCAACGCTGAGCAGGTTGCGATCGAGCTTCGACATCGCCCCTCCCAAGGGTGTCCAGCAGGCAGTTGTGCGGGGCGTGCAGTCCGCATCGCAACTGGATGGATCGGACACGCCTCGCGATTGGCGGCCATGGTAGTCCCGGGGTTCGGATGCGGCGGCGCACTGCATACGTATTCATGGCGCAACGCGGTGGCACTCGTCGACGATGTGGGCGTCGATGATGCTGGGGAGGCGACGATGGGAAACGTTTACACGCGACAGCGCACGCGCGTGTGCGTGCGGGGCATTGCGCTCGCATGCCTGTGCTTGGTCGCCGGCACAGCGAGCGCGGGTGATCTGCACGTGCCGTCGCCCGACTGGCGCGACCAGATCGTCTACTTCCTGATGATCGACCGCTTCGACGACGGCGATCCGTCCAACAACGACCAGGGCACCGGCGAGTACGATCCGAACGATCCGGCGCGCTACAGCGGCGGCGACCTCGCGGGTGTGACCCGGCGACTCGACTACGTGCAGGGACTGGGCGCGACGGCGGTGTGGATCACTCCGCCGGTGGCGCACCAGTGGTGGAACGAGGCGACGCGCTACGGTGGCTACCACGGCTACTGGGCGGACGACTTCTCCGCAATCGACCCGCACTTCGGCACGCGCGACGACTACCGTGCCCTGTCGCGTGGTCTGCACGGTCGCGGCATGTACCTGATCCAGGACATCGTGGTGAATCACACCGCGAACTATTTCGGCTATCCCGACGGCTGGCGTGCGGACGATCCGGCGGCCGGATTCGTGCGTTTTTCCGATGCGCGCGGACGCCAGGCGCCGGTGCAGCCGCCGTTCGACCGCAACGATGCGCGCGACCCGGCCCAGCGCCGGGATGCGATCTACCACTGGACGCCCGACATCGTCGATTTCACCGACCGCACGCAGGAGCTGACCTATCAGCTCGCCGGCCTCGACGATCTCAATACCGAGCACCCCGAGGTCCGCCGCGCGCTGCGCCGCAGCTATGGCGACTGGATCCGCGACATCGGCGTCGATGCGTTTCGTGTCGACACCGCGCTGCACGTGCCAGCGGATTTCTTCGACGATTTCCTGCACGCCGAGGATCGCGATGCGCCGGGCATCGCCGCGGCCGCGCGTGCGACCGGCCGCGAGGACTTCCACGTCTTCGGCGAGGGTTTCGCGATCGACAAGCCGTTCGAGGACACCCAGGCGCGCCGGCTCGAGGCCTATATGCGCACCGAGGCTGGCGGTGAACGCCTGCCCGGCATGATCAACTTTCCGCTCTACGGCAGCCTCGGCGACGTGTTCGCGCGTGGCGAGCCGACCGCGGTGCTCGGCCATCGCATCGCCAGCATGGTCGCGCTGCATCCGCGCCTGCACTGGATGCCGAGCTTCGTCGACAACCACGACGTCGACCGGTTCCTGGCCGGCGCCGACACGCGTGCACTGCGCCAGGCGCTGCTGGCGATGATGACGCTGCCGGGCATTCCCACGTTGTACTACGGCACCGAGCAGGGGTTCTCGGGGCGCCGCACGGCGATGTTCGCCGGCGGTGTCGGCGCGCAGGACGACGCGTTCGACACCGCCGCACCGCTGTATCGCGAGATCGCCGCGATGTCGGCATTGCGGCTTGACGACCGGCTGTTCTCGCGCGGTGTGCCCGAGGTGTTGCGCGACAGCGGCGGCGGGCCCGGTGCGCTGGTGTGGGCCACGCGTCACGAGGCCGCGCTCGCGCTGGTCGCGTTCAATACCGCCGATGCGCCGGTGCTGGTCGATGCGCTGGAGACGGGGTTGCCGGCCGGCACACGGCTGGAGGGCGTGTTCGGACTCGATGGCGATCCTGCGCCGCTGACCGTCGCCGCCGATGGTCGGCTGACACTGGTGCTGCCGCCGCGTGCGGGGCTGGTCTGGCGGCAGCGCGGCGGTGACGCGCCGCCGGAGGCACCGCGGAGCGCGGCGCCGACACTCGATGCGCTGCCGCCAGACCCGTGGCGCGACGACGTGGTACTGCACGGACGCGCGGCGCCCGGCGATGCGTTGCGGGTCGTGGTCGACGGCGATCTGCAGCGCGCCTCGCGCGTCGTGGCCGGTGCCGACGGGCGCTGGACGGTGACGCTGCGCACCGACAGTTGGATCGATCCGGCGCGCACGCATCGCCTGGTGCTGTGGCGCG from Luteimonas sp. S4-F44 carries:
- a CDS encoding alpha-amylase family glycosyl hydrolase, yielding MGNVYTRQRTRVCVRGIALACLCLVAGTASAGDLHVPSPDWRDQIVYFLMIDRFDDGDPSNNDQGTGEYDPNDPARYSGGDLAGVTRRLDYVQGLGATAVWITPPVAHQWWNEATRYGGYHGYWADDFSAIDPHFGTRDDYRALSRGLHGRGMYLIQDIVVNHTANYFGYPDGWRADDPAAGFVRFSDARGRQAPVQPPFDRNDARDPAQRRDAIYHWTPDIVDFTDRTQELTYQLAGLDDLNTEHPEVRRALRRSYGDWIRDIGVDAFRVDTALHVPADFFDDFLHAEDRDAPGIAAAARATGREDFHVFGEGFAIDKPFEDTQARRLEAYMRTEAGGERLPGMINFPLYGSLGDVFARGEPTAVLGHRIASMVALHPRLHWMPSFVDNHDVDRFLAGADTRALRQALLAMMTLPGIPTLYYGTEQGFSGRRTAMFAGGVGAQDDAFDTAAPLYREIAAMSALRLDDRLFSRGVPEVLRDSGGGPGALVWATRHEAALALVAFNTADAPVLVDALETGLPAGTRLEGVFGLDGDPAPLTVAADGRLTLVLPPRAGLVWRQRGGDAPPEAPRSAAPTLDALPPDPWRDDVVLHGRAAPGDALRVVVDGDLQRASRVVAGADGRWTVTLRTDSWIDPARTHRLVLWREADRTASTAQRFQVERQWHAVARMDDPAGDDHGLDGRVVYPTGGQWRTQRQGDLRGLDVETSGGALRVTLHMASVTQGWNPPNGFDHVAPVVFIELPGREGGSEVMPQQNARLPDGMRWHYRIRAHGWSNALFSAQGADADAEGTPQAQPARIDVDPDAATIRFTLPASTLGDPATLAGARVHAVTWDYDDGFRPLQPEASGSAFGGGDGRHDARVLDAVGPLRLP
- a CDS encoding TonB-dependent receptor; the protein is MSKLDRNLLSVALSSALLMLATGAHAQTTASTDATDTATTQTPASGDAVQLDSVRVTGIRRGIELSMDTKQAEDTIVEAISAEDIGKLPDTSIADSLARLPGISAQRFGGRPQELNIRGFAGDFSTALLNGREQVSFGNNRGVEFDQYPSELISQVVVHKTTNAQLVGQGLSGTVNMKTVRPLSFGERAVAVNVRGDMNKLGDDKEYGSRASISYIDQFADNTVGIAVGYARLDSPNLGHQFESWNFNKEYAGWEGNGVLGGTAAYAIEGSNRRDGYMAVLEFQPNERLHSTIDLFYSQFDRQENKYGLQTGLAYGRATLDEATLSPDGTTIDSTWSQIAPIVLRNDSNTMDDRLLSFGWNTELEVNANWTLTTDVSHSRARRAEQLFEVYATPPAGVTTSGRYVFNPEGWYDIDLDYDLGAPGGFVLRDPDRWGGERDQAGYLKNFEVRDQISAFRVDLERRFDTGFLSALRFGGNITDRRKSRASTEYTLCVTDACTGDLSVAIPGQYVRNSAFGFAGIPSLLDLDERAMLAAGVYRPWRKDDAAINDKNWEIHEEIGTLYVQADIDTDLGPVPLKGNVGVQVVNASQRSTGVATFEGAALEAPSERGADHVHYLPSMNLSFGLPAEQFLRVGASRQMARPRMDELTAGGSYSIDRSRDRWTGSGGNPELDPWLANAYDLSYEKYFGNESIGRGYVSAAYFYKDLKTYIYRQTTEFDFSQLPLPAELPGNLPPSWIGEYSQPVNGEGGTIKGWEFAVSLPLGLLWAPLEGFGFMGNYSDTESDIAPNGPDSSEPLPGLSKYVSNVALYYERYGFSARVSQRSRSDFLGEVQGAGGDRTKVMFTGETVTDLQLGYAFESGRLEGLSLLLQVNNLENEPFRSTFDGLQERPNQFYDYGRTYLMGVNYRF